Part of the Streptococcus ilei genome is shown below.
TCGCTTGGTCCATTGGCGACATTGCTGTTCACAAGAAGTGGGGAGAAGGAACCGTCCTTGAAGTCTCAGGTAGTGGCAATACCCAAGAGCTTAAGATTAACTTCCCAGAAGTGGGTCTCAAGAAACTCTTGGCCAGCGTCGCTCCGATTGAGAAAAAATAAACGGAAACCAGTAAGCCTAGTGTATTATTTCAGAACATAAACAAGCAATATCTCCTCAAGGATCTAATTGCTTACTGCATGAAAAAGTTGCAAGAAAAGAAATTTTGGAAATAGTGCGGAATAGATTGAGACTTTTCGCCGTGAGGAAAGCGCCAGAAACACATAAGTTTCTGGTGCTCGGTATATTTGAGACGTGAGGCTCAAATATAAGGTATGGAATCCCAAAGGGAGTCGCTACCGTCCGTCCTCACCTAAGAAAAGTCTCCAATAGAGGAATGAATACTCGGTTAAAACCAGCAGGCCTAGCTTGCTGGTTTTGATTTTACTACTAGCATGATATAATATACTAAGAATAGAGAAAGAGGCATGCTATGAACGAAATCAAGTGCCCCAACTGTGGGGAAGTATTTACAGTCAATGAAAGTCAATACAGCGAGCTCTTGTCCCAAGTGAGGACGGCGGAGTTTGACAAGGAAATTCATGAGCGGATTCGGCAGGAGTTGGCTTTGGCAGAGCAAAAGGCCCTCAATGAGCAACAAGAGAAGTTAGCAAAAAAGGACCAAGAAATTGCCCAGTTACAAAACCAGATTCAACAGTTTGATACTGAAAAAGAATTGGCTAAAAAAGAGGTGGAGCAAACTGCTAGCCAAAGTCTGCTAGAGAAAGAAAAAGAGGTTCAGGCACTGGAGAATCAATTAGCCACCTTGCGCTTGGAGCATGAAAACCAACTACAAAAGACTTTATCTGACTTAGAAAAAGAACGTGACCAGGTCAAAAATCAGCTCCTTTTACAAGAAAAGGAAAACGAACTTTCTCTGACTTCAGTTAAACAAAACTATGAGGCCCAGCTTAAGGCGGCTAATGAGCAGGTTGAGTTCTATAAGAACTTCAAGGCCCAACAATCAACCAAGGCCATCGGAGAAAGTCTGGAGCAGTATGCGGAGAGTGAGTTCAATAAGGTTCGCAGTTTTGCCTTCCCAAATGCCTACTTTGAAAAGGATAATAAGATTTCTGCACGTGGGTCTAAAGGGGACTTTATCTTCCGTGACTTTGATGAAAATGGGCTAGAATTCATTTCCATCATGTTTGAGATGAAAAATGAAGCCGACGGGACAGAGAAGAAGCATAAGAATGCTGATTTTTATAAGGAATTGGACAAGGACCGTCGAGAAAAGAACTGTGAATATGCTGTTTTGGTCAGTATGCTTGAAGCAGATAACGACTATTTCAACACAGGGATTGTCGATGTCAGCCACGAGTATGAGAAGATGTATGTGGTCCGTCCTCAGTTCTTTATCCAGTTGATTGGTCTCTTACGCAATGCTGCCCTCAACTCTCTAAAATACAAGCAGGAACTAGCACTAATCCGTGAGCAAAATATTGACATCACTCATTTTGAGGAAGACTTGGATGCTTTCAAGGTTGCCTTTGCCAAGAACTACAATTCGGCTTCTGTCAACTTCGGCAAGGCCATTGATGAAATCGACAAGGCCATTAAACGCATGGAAGAGGTCAAAAAATTCCTCACCACATCTGAAAATCAACTTCGCCTTGCTAACAACAAATTGGATGATGTTTCCGTTAAAAAATTGACTCGGAAGAATCCGACTATGAAAGCCAAGTTTGATGCCTTGAAGGAAGACTAGGAGGCTCCAATGCAGATACGAAAAGCAACCATGAAGGATGCTGAATCCTTACTGTCTCTATACGAAGACTTGGGCTATCCAACGACTGCTTCTAAGCTGTCTCGTCGTTTAGAAATGATTCTCTCTCAGCCACATTATGGCCTTCTTCTAGCTGAAAGAAACGGAGAAATTTTAGGTTTCTTAGGTTATGCAAAGCTCTTCTTTTTTGAAGCAGATGGATCTTACTATCGTATTTTAGCTTTGTCGGTTGCAAAAGAAACAAGACGACAAGGAATTGCTAGTAGGCTAATCGATGAATTGAAAAAACAAGCGGTAAAAGAAGGAGTTAATGCACTGGCTCTAAATAGTGGATTAACTGCTGAACGAAATGCTGCACATCAGTTTTATCAGGCGGTTGGATTTGAAAAAGTGACTGCCGGCTTTGTTCTGCATTTAAAAAGTTAACATGAATAAACATGATAAAATAGTAAGGGAAACGAAGTAATGTCTTCAACAAAAGGGAAAAACTTATATTTTAACGATAAGAGCATGGACTATGTAACATTTGGAAAAGGAAAGCAGCCCCTAGTGATCATACCAGGCTTAGGGGATGGGTTGCAGACAGTCAAAGGAAAGGCCCAGCTCTTTTCCCTCTCTTATCGTTTACTTGCTAAGAGATATAAAGTTTATGTTTTTTCTCGAATCAACGAGTTGAGGCAGGGTTATACGACACGGGATATGGCAGCAGATGTAGCAGAAGCAATGGAGACACTAAACCTAGATGCTGCCTATGTTATGGGGATTTCACAAGGTGGAATGATTGCCCAATGGTTGGCAGTTGATTTTCCTGAAAATGTTCAAAAGCTCATCCTAGCCGTGACAACAGCTAAACCGAGTCAACTTGCTAGAGAACGAATTGAGCATTGGCAAAAACTCAGTCAATCTGGAAATTTTAAGCATCTCATGCTGGATATTGCACAGCACTCCTACACGCAAAAGAGCTATCAAAAGTGGCGGTTCCTTTATAATATCATGGGTCGCCTGGGACGAATCAAAGATAAGAAACGAATTGCCATTCAGTCTCAATCTTGCCTGGATCACGATAGCCTTGAGGTCATAAAAAGAATTCACTGTCCGACCTTGGTTCTTGGTGCGCTTGAAGATGATGTGATCGGTGTGAACGGATCCAAAGAACTGGCAAAAGCGATTTCGGGTTGTCAGCTCCTTATTCTTAAGCATTCTGGGCATGCTCTGTATGAAGAAAATAAAGCATTTCAAGAGGCTGTCTGTGGATTTTTAAACTAAAAAAGCTGGAATTTTCCAGCTTTTTTATGTTAGTTAAATCGCAAAGAGATCGTTTAGGTTTTCTGCCATGGTTGGGTGGGTAAAGATTTGTTTTGCGATGTAAGTATAAGGGATCTTGTTGTCCATGGCCATGGTGATCAGGTTGATGAGTTCGCCTGCAGCTTCTCCGAAGAGAGTTGCTCCAAGGATTTCTTTGGTTTCTGGGTTGACCACGGCTTTGAAAGCACCTCGAAGGTCTGCATTGACATGGCCACGTGGCATGGCAGCAACTGGCAATTCTTTGACAGCAACTGGAAGTCCTTTGTCACGTGCTTCTTGCTCGGTCAAGCCGACTTGGGCCAATGGAGGAGCAATGAAGAGTGTTGTCGCATAGTTTCCGCGTGTTTCGAGATTGTAGCTACCATCGCCTGTGAGGTAGTTGAAGACAATGCGGAAATCGTCAAGGGACATGTAGGTGAATTGAGGACCACCATTGACATCCCCAACTGCAAAGACACCAGGAACGTTGGTTTCCAAATGACGGTTGACTTGAATTGCTCCACGATCAGTGACTTGGATATCTGTATTTTCAAGACCAAGTCCAGCTGTGTTTGGCTTACGTCCTGTTGCGTAGAGGAGGATATCGAACTCGAAGTCTCCTTTATCGGTGACAAGGGTTAAGCTAGCTTCACCATCTTTGATTTCTTGGGTATGAACGCCTTGCAAGAATTGAATGCCATCTTCTTCAAGGTAGCCTTTTGCAAGAGCTGCAATGCTTGGCTCAATCCGTGGCAAGAATGCTTCAGAAGCGTCCAATACTGTTACTTGGCTACCCAAGGTATTGTAGAGATGGGCAAATTCCAATCCGATAGGTCCACCACCAAGGACACCAAGGCGTTTAGGTAGATTTTCCAGCCGTTGAATACCGGTTGAATCCACAGCAAATTTACTTTCAGCAAGTCCTGGGATTGGAAGGATAGTTGGCACCGCACCAGTATTAATAATAATGGTTTCAGCTGTCAATTCTTCCTTTTCCTCACCAGCTTGAATTTCGATAACCTTGTTGGAAACGAAACGAGCTGTCGCATCGATGATGTCTACACCCGTTCCAGCAATAGTTGCGTAGTTCTTGCCGTTGAGACGAGTGGTGACCGCATTCTTTTCGCTCATGGCTTGTTCAAAATCCAAGCCTTTTTCCGCTGCGACAATCAAGGTCTTGGTTGGGATACAAGCGATATTGATACAAGTACCACCATACATAGACTTGCTCTTTTCAATTAGAGCGACTTTTTTCCCTTGGCTTGATAATTTCGCTGCGAGTGTTTTACCAGCTTTACCAAATCCAATAACAATAACATCATACGTTAACATATGTTACACCTTCTTTCGTTTTCTATTGTATCAAACCCATTTTAAAAAGTCTGAAATCTGCTACGGGATTTTTAGGAGCTCATGGGAATGGGGAATCAGGGACAAGGAGATCCTTTTCATGGTATAATAAAGGGTCGGTGACCGTCATGGTCACACATGAGTTAGAAAGAGTAATTCAAATGGACGGAATTATTAATGTAAAAAAAGAAGCGGGAATGACTTCACATGATGTGGTCTTTAAACTGCGAAAAATCTTAGGAACCAAGAAAATCGGCCATGGGGGAACTCTGGATCCGGATGTGGTGGGGGTTCTTCCGATTGCCGTAGGAAAGGCGACCCGAATGGTTGAATTTATGCAGGATGAAGGCAAAATCTATGAGGGAGAAATCACTTTGGGGTTTTCTACCACGACGGAGGATGCCAGCGGAGAAGTTGTCGATCGGACCCCTGTGCAAGACCCCTTGGATGCAGAAGAGGTAGACCGCATGATTGCCCAGATGGTAGGAGAAATCGAACAGGTACCACCCATGTATTCAGCGGTCAAGGTCAATGGGCGTAAGCTCTATGAGTATGCGCGTGCAGGAGAAGAAGTGGAACGTCCAGTTCGGCAGGTGAACATTTATGAATTCACGCGCACAAGCGAAATTCGTTATGAAGAAGGACTAGCCCGCTTTCGCTTCCGGGTTAAATGCAGCAAGGGGACCTATATCCGAACCTTGTCTGTGGATTTAGGGCAGAAACTGGGCTATGCGGCCCATATGTCTCATCTGACACGTACCAGTGCTGCTGGCTTGTCCTTAGAAAATGCCCTAACCTTGGAAGAACTTGCTGAAAAAGTTGCTCAAGGAGATTTGAGCTTCCTTCATCCACTTGAAATTGGAACAGGAGATCTGGAAAAAGTGGAGCTGACAGTCGAAGAGGTCGGCGAAGTCCAAGTGGGACGCTTTATTCCGGTTGAGAGTGACTCCAAAGAATTGGCTGCTTTTTACCAAGGAAAATTAGTGGCCATTTTAGAAAAAAGAGAAGAACTTTACAAACCTCGCAAGGTTTTTCTGACAGAAAGTGTGTTACAATAAATTCATGAACATTTGTTATGTAACTAGTGAAAAAGAAATAAAAGCTCAAGCAGATACAGTTCTTGTCTTGGGCTATTTTGACGGTCTTCACAGAGGGCATCAGGAGCTCTTTCGGACAGCTCGTGCCATTGCGGATGAGCAAGGACTTCGAGTAGCTGTCTTGACCTTTCCAGAATCTCCAAAATTGGCCTTTGCCCGTTACCAACCAGAATTACTCCTCCACCTTCAAAATCCAGAGGAACGCTTTAAACGAATGGAAGAACTTGGAGTCGATGATCTTTATCTCATTGATTTTACCAGTGATTTTGCGGCTCATACGGCTGAAGAATTCGTTGCAACCTACCTAACAAGTCTTCAAGCGCGTGTCTTAGTGGCAGGATTTGATTATAGCTTTGGTAGCGATAAGAAAGTAGCTAGTGATTTAGAAACCTATTTTAAGGGCCAAGTCATAGTGGTTCCCCCTGTCCTAGACCAGGGAGAAAAAATCAGCTCGACCCGTATTCGGCAGGCTATTTCATCAGGCCAGGTCAAAGAAGCAGCCGATCTCTTGGGATATCCTTTATCCAGTCGTGGTATCGTCGTTCATGGGGATGCACGAGGCCGAACCATTGGTTTTCCAACAGCCAATCTTGCACCTATCGATCGGACACATCTTCCTCAAGATGGTGTTTATGTCGTCGAAGTAGAAGTGCTAGGGCAACGTCACCGGGGGATGGCCTCTGTAGGAAAAAACTCGACCTTTGATGGGACGGAACTTCGCTTTGAAGCCAATATCTTTGATTTTTCAAAAGATATTTATGGACATACGATTCGGATTTTTTGGTTAGACAAGATTCGAGAAATGGTCAAATTTGACAGTGTAGAAGCGCTTGTGGAGCAACTGCGTCAGGATGAGATCATAGCTCGTCAACGGACCAGATAACTTTTGTTAGAAATTCTCCCTTAAGGGGAGAATTTTCTTTGTCTAAATTCAAAAATCACTATGCAAGCACCGAATAATTTTGTATAATAGAGTTAGCTAAGTGTGTCCAAAAAAAGAAGAGAAGAACATGATTACATTATTTTTGTCTCCGAGTTGTACATCCTGTCGGAAGGCCCGGGCTTGGTTAGAAAAACATGAGGTTCCTTTTAAGGAACACAATATTATGACGAGTCCTCTAACAACTGAGGAGTTGCGTAATATTTTAGCTCTAACTGAGAACGGTACAGACGATATTATTTCAACTCGTTCTAAAATTTTTCAGAAGTTAAATGTTGATGTAGAGGATTTATCGATTTCTGCTTTGATTAAGCTCATTGAGGAAAATCCTAGTCTTTTGCGTCGCCCAATTATTCTAGACAAGAAACGGATGCAAATTGGTTTCAATGAGGATGAAATCCGCGCATTTCTCCCTCGTGGATATCGTAAGGAAGAGTTAAGATCTGCTACATTAAGAGCGGAGATCCATTAATATGAATAAGAATTATAGTTACCCACTCGATTTATCGTGGAGCACTGAAGAGCTTGCTTCGGTGCTTTCTTTTTTTAATCAGGTTGAACAAGCCTATGAACAAAAGGCAGATGCCCGCATCTACCTAGAAGCCTATAAGGCCTTTAAGAAAGTTGTCCCAAGTATTGGCGAAGAAAAGCGTCTGGGCAAGGAATTTGAAGAGGTCAGTGGCTACTCACTTTACCGCGCAACCAAAGTTGCGAAAGAAAAAGGGGAAGGATGGTTTTCGATTGATCAATAAATTAGAATTTGCTAAGACCATTGTCAAAGAAGCAGGAAGCTATCTAAGAGAACACTTACATGACCAGCTAGCTATTACTGTCAAAACAAATCCGACGGATTTGGTGACTCAGATGGATCAGAAAGTGCAAGCAACCTTAGTCCATAAGATATTAGAAGCTTATCCAGAAGACCAAATTTTCGCTGAAGAAGATGAACTTCGTGCTCCTATTCACTCCGGCAAGGTCTGGGTGATTGATCCCATTGATGGGACCAATAATTTTGTGACCCAAAAAGAAGATTTTGCTGTAATGGTTGCCTATTTTGAAGAAGGGATTGGCCAGTTTGGCTTGATCTATGATGTCATGCGCGACCATCTCTTTTTTGGTGGAAAGGATTTTGGAGTCTTTTGCAATGACAAAGAACTGAAACCATTTCAAAATCGGCCTCTTGGGGACTTATTAGTGGCTTCCAATGTCGGCATGCTCAAATCCAACGCTTGGGGCATGGCGGATCTGGGAGCAGAGTGCTTGGGGATTCGAGTCTATGGGAGCGCTGGTATCAGCTTTACCAAGATTCTATCTGGTGGTATTTTAGGCTACTTTAGCTATATCTGGCCTTGGGATTATGCTGCTGCTGCCATTATGGGCGAGTGTCTAGGTTACTCGGTCCTGACCTTGGAAGGGAAAGAACCCAACTATGAGACCTTGGAGCCCATTATGATGGTGCCGACTTGTAAACTAGATGAAATTCAACCTTTTTTGACGAAAGGAAAAAACGCATGACCTTTCCTCAAGGATTTAAAGAAAAGTATACCCAATTACTTGGAGAAGAGGCTGAAGCCTTCTTTCAAACTTTTGATGAACCAGCCGTTTCTGCCTATCGAACCAATCCATTAAAGGCAGTGCAAATCAGAGGCGATGAGCCCATTCCAGGCATGCCTTGGAGTTACTATGGTAAGGTATCGGGGAAATCCATTGCCCATGTCACAGGTTTGGTCTACTCGCAAGAACCCGCTGCCCAAATGGTGGCTCAAGTAGCGCATCCCAGTCCGGGTATGAAGGTC
Proteins encoded:
- a CDS encoding DUF2130 domain-containing protein; the protein is MNEIKCPNCGEVFTVNESQYSELLSQVRTAEFDKEIHERIRQELALAEQKALNEQQEKLAKKDQEIAQLQNQIQQFDTEKELAKKEVEQTASQSLLEKEKEVQALENQLATLRLEHENQLQKTLSDLEKERDQVKNQLLLQEKENELSLTSVKQNYEAQLKAANEQVEFYKNFKAQQSTKAIGESLEQYAESEFNKVRSFAFPNAYFEKDNKISARGSKGDFIFRDFDENGLEFISIMFEMKNEADGTEKKHKNADFYKELDKDRREKNCEYAVLVSMLEADNDYFNTGIVDVSHEYEKMYVVRPQFFIQLIGLLRNAALNSLKYKQELALIREQNIDITHFEEDLDAFKVAFAKNYNSASVNFGKAIDEIDKAIKRMEEVKKFLTTSENQLRLANNKLDDVSVKKLTRKNPTMKAKFDALKED
- a CDS encoding GNAT family N-acetyltransferase, with protein sequence MQIRKATMKDAESLLSLYEDLGYPTTASKLSRRLEMILSQPHYGLLLAERNGEILGFLGYAKLFFFEADGSYYRILALSVAKETRRQGIASRLIDELKKQAVKEGVNALALNSGLTAERNAAHQFYQAVGFEKVTAGFVLHLKS
- a CDS encoding alpha/beta fold hydrolase, whose amino-acid sequence is MSSTKGKNLYFNDKSMDYVTFGKGKQPLVIIPGLGDGLQTVKGKAQLFSLSYRLLAKRYKVYVFSRINELRQGYTTRDMAADVAEAMETLNLDAAYVMGISQGGMIAQWLAVDFPENVQKLILAVTTAKPSQLARERIEHWQKLSQSGNFKHLMLDIAQHSYTQKSYQKWRFLYNIMGRLGRIKDKKRIAIQSQSCLDHDSLEVIKRIHCPTLVLGALEDDVIGVNGSKELAKAISGCQLLILKHSGHALYEENKAFQEAVCGFLN
- a CDS encoding FAD-containing oxidoreductase, with the protein product MLTYDVIVIGFGKAGKTLAAKLSSQGKKVALIEKSKSMYGGTCINIACIPTKTLIVAAEKGLDFEQAMSEKNAVTTRLNGKNYATIAGTGVDIIDATARFVSNKVIEIQAGEEKEELTAETIIINTGAVPTILPIPGLAESKFAVDSTGIQRLENLPKRLGVLGGGPIGLEFAHLYNTLGSQVTVLDASEAFLPRIEPSIAALAKGYLEEDGIQFLQGVHTQEIKDGEASLTLVTDKGDFEFDILLYATGRKPNTAGLGLENTDIQVTDRGAIQVNRHLETNVPGVFAVGDVNGGPQFTYMSLDDFRIVFNYLTGDGSYNLETRGNYATTLFIAPPLAQVGLTEQEARDKGLPVAVKELPVAAMPRGHVNADLRGAFKAVVNPETKEILGATLFGEAAGELINLITMAMDNKIPYTYIAKQIFTHPTMAENLNDLFAI
- the truB gene encoding tRNA pseudouridine(55) synthase TruB — protein: MDGIINVKKEAGMTSHDVVFKLRKILGTKKIGHGGTLDPDVVGVLPIAVGKATRMVEFMQDEGKIYEGEITLGFSTTTEDASGEVVDRTPVQDPLDAEEVDRMIAQMVGEIEQVPPMYSAVKVNGRKLYEYARAGEEVERPVRQVNIYEFTRTSEIRYEEGLARFRFRVKCSKGTYIRTLSVDLGQKLGYAAHMSHLTRTSAAGLSLENALTLEELAEKVAQGDLSFLHPLEIGTGDLEKVELTVEEVGEVQVGRFIPVESDSKELAAFYQGKLVAILEKREELYKPRKVFLTESVLQ
- a CDS encoding bifunctional riboflavin kinase/FAD synthetase, producing the protein MNICYVTSEKEIKAQADTVLVLGYFDGLHRGHQELFRTARAIADEQGLRVAVLTFPESPKLAFARYQPELLLHLQNPEERFKRMEELGVDDLYLIDFTSDFAAHTAEEFVATYLTSLQARVLVAGFDYSFGSDKKVASDLETYFKGQVIVVPPVLDQGEKISSTRIRQAISSGQVKEAADLLGYPLSSRGIVVHGDARGRTIGFPTANLAPIDRTHLPQDGVYVVEVEVLGQRHRGMASVGKNSTFDGTELRFEANIFDFSKDIYGHTIRIFWLDKIREMVKFDSVEALVEQLRQDEIIARQRTR
- a CDS encoding Spx/MgsR family RNA polymerase-binding regulatory protein, with the protein product MITLFLSPSCTSCRKARAWLEKHEVPFKEHNIMTSPLTTEELRNILALTENGTDDIISTRSKIFQKLNVDVEDLSISALIKLIEENPSLLRRPIILDKKRMQIGFNEDEIRAFLPRGYRKEELRSATLRAEIH
- a CDS encoding UPF0223 family protein, encoding MNKNYSYPLDLSWSTEELASVLSFFNQVEQAYEQKADARIYLEAYKAFKKVVPSIGEEKRLGKEFEEVSGYSLYRATKVAKEKGEGWFSIDQ
- a CDS encoding inositol monophosphatase family protein yields the protein MINKLEFAKTIVKEAGSYLREHLHDQLAITVKTNPTDLVTQMDQKVQATLVHKILEAYPEDQIFAEEDELRAPIHSGKVWVIDPIDGTNNFVTQKEDFAVMVAYFEEGIGQFGLIYDVMRDHLFFGGKDFGVFCNDKELKPFQNRPLGDLLVASNVGMLKSNAWGMADLGAECLGIRVYGSAGISFTKILSGGILGYFSYIWPWDYAAAAIMGECLGYSVLTLEGKEPNYETLEPIMMVPTCKLDEIQPFLTKGKNA